One segment of Acidimicrobiales bacterium DNA contains the following:
- a CDS encoding TauD/TfdA family dioxygenase, which yields MSGLSVTSVLPDEVTVELSGGPARFHAIWLRDNARDDASRHTGNDQRLFDVTELPDHVVVRAAEVVDGQLRVEFEPDGAISTYGAAWLEAHRYDGPIDISPSVAVPWSADGFVVHRLSWRDRGDMTVRVEADGALMRDGLVVVHGLATGQDPGVGIRDVAGLWGPIRPTNYGEVFHVRAQADPVNLAFTPRALNVHTDNPYRRPVPGYQLLHCLVASGSGGVTVLVDGFRAAEVLRHEDPEAFAVLAGRRVPFRWAGDGFDLRNRSALVEVDDQGEVRAVRYNNRSAAPFDLPYDEMAGFYETYRTFARILHRPELELRFTLTPGECLVFDNERILHGRDGEADPDRYLQGCYLDRDWVHGRVTPLPD from the coding sequence GTGAGCGGCCTTTCAGTCACCTCGGTGTTGCCCGACGAGGTGACGGTGGAGTTGTCCGGGGGTCCGGCCCGGTTTCACGCCATCTGGCTGCGGGACAACGCGCGGGACGATGCCTCGCGTCACACCGGCAACGACCAGCGCCTATTCGACGTGACCGAATTGCCCGACCACGTGGTGGTCCGGGCCGCTGAGGTGGTGGACGGCCAGCTGCGGGTGGAGTTCGAACCGGATGGGGCGATCAGCACCTATGGCGCGGCGTGGCTGGAGGCCCACCGCTACGACGGACCGATCGATATCTCGCCATCGGTGGCTGTTCCCTGGTCGGCCGATGGGTTCGTCGTGCACCGCCTGTCGTGGAGGGACCGCGGAGACATGACGGTCCGTGTCGAGGCCGACGGAGCCTTGATGCGCGACGGCCTGGTCGTGGTGCACGGCCTGGCCACCGGCCAAGACCCTGGAGTCGGCATCAGGGACGTGGCCGGCCTGTGGGGTCCGATCCGGCCGACCAACTACGGCGAGGTCTTCCACGTGCGGGCCCAGGCCGACCCGGTGAACCTGGCTTTCACGCCACGTGCCCTAAACGTGCATACCGACAACCCGTACCGCCGTCCGGTTCCCGGCTACCAGCTGCTGCACTGCCTGGTAGCCAGCGGGAGCGGTGGGGTGACCGTCCTGGTCGACGGATTCCGGGCCGCCGAGGTGCTGCGTCACGAGGATCCAGAGGCGTTCGCCGTGTTGGCTGGCCGACGAGTGCCCTTCCGGTGGGCGGGGGATGGATTCGATCTGCGGAATCGGTCGGCGCTAGTCGAGGTGGACGATCAGGGCGAGGTACGAGCCGTGCGGTACAACAACCGGTCAGCGGCTCCCTTCGACCTGCCTTACGACGAAATGGCCGGGTTCTACGAGACCTACCGCACCTTCGCCCGGATACTGCACCGACCAGAACTCGAGTTGCGGTTCACCCTGACCCCCGGCGAGTGCTTGGTGTTTGACAACGAACGGATCCTGCACGGCCGGGACGGCGAGGCCGATCCGGACCGGTATCTCCAGGGCTGCTACCTGGACCGAGACTGGGTCCACGGGAGGGTTACCCCACTCCCCGACTGA
- a CDS encoding PIN domain-containing protein, whose translation MSRTFIDASVLVRLFDDDAPERQAAARALVGATDGSALVVSGPGLAEFHHVVTALLARPLQSIVAGRALAELAELTVVPADASLVLAAADTASEHDLTVRDALAVEAAVVGGCDRMVTESLPVGTVVRGVRIEDPAVGNNS comes from the coding sequence GTGAGCCGTACTTTCATCGACGCTTCGGTTCTCGTCCGGCTGTTTGACGACGACGCCCCCGAGCGCCAGGCAGCGGCCCGGGCGTTAGTGGGCGCTACCGACGGGTCGGCCCTGGTCGTGTCGGGTCCCGGCCTGGCCGAGTTCCACCACGTGGTGACGGCCCTCCTAGCCCGACCACTTCAATCGATAGTGGCCGGCCGGGCCTTGGCTGAGCTGGCTGAGTTGACCGTGGTGCCGGCGGACGCCTCGCTGGTTCTGGCCGCTGCCGACACTGCGTCCGAACACGACCTAACCGTTCGGGACGCTCTGGCTGTCGAGGCGGCGGTGGTCGGTGGCTGTGACCGCATGGTCACCGAATCTCTCCCCGTGGGCACTGTGGTCCGGGGCGTTCGAATCGAGGATCCAGCGGTGGGAAACAATTCGTGA
- a CDS encoding alpha/beta hydrolase — MKKINGLVCHDVDAHGIRIHVAEIGEGPLVLFVHGFPESWYSWRNQLPAVAAAGYRAVAIDVRGYGSSEAPEAIDAYRLVDLAGDCVGVIEALGESEAVIVGHDWGSPIASTAALLRPDMFRAMALLSVPYTPRNEVRPSDFFQSLGGKDVFYIDHFQEPGVAEAEIAADPVAWLGAFYLNASGGAPESAPGEPPRFFTKPGGRLVDRLAPWTGPLAWLSAEDLAFYASEFARAGFSGGLNRYRCMDRDWLDLRAWHGAKIRQPSLFIGGEKDGPTAFGAGSIARFPETLPGLHASVILPGVGHWIQQEDAEGTNAVVLGFLNELS; from the coding sequence ATGAAGAAGATCAACGGGTTGGTTTGTCACGACGTGGATGCACACGGCATCCGTATCCATGTAGCCGAGATCGGAGAGGGCCCGCTGGTGCTGTTCGTGCACGGGTTCCCCGAGTCCTGGTACTCGTGGCGGAACCAGCTTCCAGCCGTGGCCGCAGCTGGTTACCGAGCAGTGGCCATTGACGTCCGTGGTTATGGGTCCTCAGAGGCCCCGGAGGCGATCGATGCGTACCGGCTGGTCGATCTGGCCGGTGACTGCGTCGGAGTAATCGAAGCCCTTGGAGAGTCGGAAGCGGTCATCGTTGGTCACGACTGGGGTTCGCCCATCGCCAGCACGGCTGCACTCCTACGCCCCGACATGTTTCGGGCGATGGCCCTGCTCAGCGTGCCGTACACCCCTCGGAACGAAGTGCGACCGAGCGACTTCTTCCAATCCCTCGGAGGGAAGGATGTCTTCTACATCGACCACTTTCAGGAGCCGGGCGTGGCCGAGGCTGAGATCGCCGCCGATCCGGTCGCCTGGTTGGGCGCCTTCTACCTCAACGCCTCGGGCGGAGCTCCGGAGTCGGCACCCGGTGAACCACCCCGGTTCTTCACCAAACCCGGAGGTCGGCTTGTGGATCGTTTGGCGCCGTGGACCGGGCCATTGGCCTGGCTCTCCGCCGAAGACCTAGCGTTCTACGCCAGCGAGTTCGCCCGTGCTGGGTTCTCGGGAGGCCTGAACCGCTACAGGTGCATGGACCGTGACTGGCTTGACCTCCGGGCTTGGCACGGAGCGAAGATTCGACAGCCCTCATTGTTCATCGGCGGGGAGAAGGATGGGCCGACAGCTTTTGGCGCTGGCAGCATCGCACGGTTCCCGGAGACCCTTCCGGGCCTGCACGCCTCAGTAATCCTCCCGGGTGTCGGTCACTGGATTCAACAGGAGGACGCTGAGGGGACTAACGCTGTTGTCCTGGGGTTCCTTAACGAACTGAGCTGA